One part of the Sebastes fasciatus isolate fSebFas1 chromosome 8, fSebFas1.pri, whole genome shotgun sequence genome encodes these proteins:
- the olfml3a gene encoding olfactomedin-like protein 3B isoform X1 — protein MKPVFVLLVSTAWAFTGAQYYYQGLMDYLENRLLAIEDRMLLWHGQSHRYHTELLDFKKLTAEAMDGLRNEFSMMSKDLEGAAVRVDRVEREMDYVETQTSPRACANKADKVVEQGAWGLEESRGEEEEEEDWEELHSRVSDCVDIISGIRSVKILKRVGSPKGMWTRDPRSSKVYVFNGTSGDNIYQFNSVRDFSRSPGVTGSRQIKLPSECSGPGSAVYNGYLYYIQQDTDTDVQVVKYDLLSGSVTDAAMFPVESHATVYNLNPETVADLAADDEGLWLLYASSDSEPNINLAKMDPATLDIEQIWDTRCPRENAEAAFVVCGTVYVVYNTRLASRSRIQCLFDVNDMVVSEEAPLIYFPRRYGAHASLKYNPEEKQLYGWDDGYQIIYRLTMKRKLLV, from the exons ATGAAGCCGGTGTTTGTCCTCCTTGTTTCCACCGCCTGGGCTTTCACTGGAGCCCAGTATTACTACCAGGGGCTGATGGATTATCTGGAGAACAGGTTGTTGGCTATTGAG GACCGCATGCTGTTGTGGCACGGACAATCCCATCGCTACCACACGGAGCTGCTGGATTTCAAAAAGCTGACTGCTGAGGCCATGGATGGGCTGAGAAATGAGTTCAGCATGATGTCCAAAGACCTTGAAGGAGCTGCGGTCCGAGTGGACCGGGTGGAGCGAGAGATGGACTACGTGGAGACCCAGACTTCCCCTCGGGCGTGTGCGAATAAGGCGGACAAGGTGGTGGAGCAGGGAGCCTGGGGGctggaggagagcagaggagaggaagaggaggaagaagactgGGAGGAGCTGCACTCCAGAGTCTCTG ATTGTGTGGACATCATCTCTGGCATCAGATCAGTGAAGATCCTGAAGAGAGTTGGCAGTCCCAAGGGCATGTGGACCAGAGACCCCAGGTCGTCCAAGGTCTACGTCTTTAACGGGACATCAGGGGACAACATCTACCAGTTCAATTCTGTACGCGACTTTTCTCGCTCTCCTGGCGTCACCGGCAGCCGACAGATCAAGCTTCCCTCTGAGTGCAGCGGTCCTGGCAGCGCCGTCTATAACGGCTATTTGTACTACATACAGCAGGACACAGATACGGACGTGCAGGTGGTCAAATATGACCTGCTGAGTGGCTCGGTGACAGATGCCGCCATGTTCCCAGTGGAGAGCCACGCTACCGTTTACAACCTCAACCCAGAAACCGTTGCAGACCTCGCAGCAGACGATGAAGGTCTCTGGCTCCTGTACGCCAGCAGTGACAGTGAGCCAAACATAAACCTTGCGAAGATGGATCCCGCCACGCTCGATATAGAACAAATCTGGGACACCCGGTGCCCACGGGAGAACGCAGAGGCGGCTTTCGTAGTCTGTGGGACCGTCTATGTCGTCTACAACACCCGCCTGGCCAGCCGCTCCCGAATCCAGTGCCTGTTTGACGTCAACGACATGGTGGTCAGCGAGGAGGCCCCCCTGATCTACTTTCCCCGGAGGTATGGAGCCCACGCCAGTCTGAAATACAACCCTGAGGAGAAACAGCTCTACGGCTGGGACGATGGTTACCAAATCATCTACAGACTGACCATGAAGAGGAAACTCCTGGTCTGA
- the olfml3a gene encoding olfactomedin-like protein 3B isoform X2, with amino-acid sequence MLLWHGQSHRYHTELLDFKKLTAEAMDGLRNEFSMMSKDLEGAAVRVDRVEREMDYVETQTSPRACANKADKVVEQGAWGLEESRGEEEEEEDWEELHSRVSDCVDIISGIRSVKILKRVGSPKGMWTRDPRSSKVYVFNGTSGDNIYQFNSVRDFSRSPGVTGSRQIKLPSECSGPGSAVYNGYLYYIQQDTDTDVQVVKYDLLSGSVTDAAMFPVESHATVYNLNPETVADLAADDEGLWLLYASSDSEPNINLAKMDPATLDIEQIWDTRCPRENAEAAFVVCGTVYVVYNTRLASRSRIQCLFDVNDMVVSEEAPLIYFPRRYGAHASLKYNPEEKQLYGWDDGYQIIYRLTMKRKLLV; translated from the exons ATGCTGTTGTGGCACGGACAATCCCATCGCTACCACACGGAGCTGCTGGATTTCAAAAAGCTGACTGCTGAGGCCATGGATGGGCTGAGAAATGAGTTCAGCATGATGTCCAAAGACCTTGAAGGAGCTGCGGTCCGAGTGGACCGGGTGGAGCGAGAGATGGACTACGTGGAGACCCAGACTTCCCCTCGGGCGTGTGCGAATAAGGCGGACAAGGTGGTGGAGCAGGGAGCCTGGGGGctggaggagagcagaggagaggaagaggaggaagaagactgGGAGGAGCTGCACTCCAGAGTCTCTG ATTGTGTGGACATCATCTCTGGCATCAGATCAGTGAAGATCCTGAAGAGAGTTGGCAGTCCCAAGGGCATGTGGACCAGAGACCCCAGGTCGTCCAAGGTCTACGTCTTTAACGGGACATCAGGGGACAACATCTACCAGTTCAATTCTGTACGCGACTTTTCTCGCTCTCCTGGCGTCACCGGCAGCCGACAGATCAAGCTTCCCTCTGAGTGCAGCGGTCCTGGCAGCGCCGTCTATAACGGCTATTTGTACTACATACAGCAGGACACAGATACGGACGTGCAGGTGGTCAAATATGACCTGCTGAGTGGCTCGGTGACAGATGCCGCCATGTTCCCAGTGGAGAGCCACGCTACCGTTTACAACCTCAACCCAGAAACCGTTGCAGACCTCGCAGCAGACGATGAAGGTCTCTGGCTCCTGTACGCCAGCAGTGACAGTGAGCCAAACATAAACCTTGCGAAGATGGATCCCGCCACGCTCGATATAGAACAAATCTGGGACACCCGGTGCCCACGGGAGAACGCAGAGGCGGCTTTCGTAGTCTGTGGGACCGTCTATGTCGTCTACAACACCCGCCTGGCCAGCCGCTCCCGAATCCAGTGCCTGTTTGACGTCAACGACATGGTGGTCAGCGAGGAGGCCCCCCTGATCTACTTTCCCCGGAGGTATGGAGCCCACGCCAGTCTGAAATACAACCCTGAGGAGAAACAGCTCTACGGCTGGGACGATGGTTACCAAATCATCTACAGACTGACCATGAAGAGGAAACTCCTGGTCTGA